In Zingiber officinale cultivar Zhangliang chromosome 1A, Zo_v1.1, whole genome shotgun sequence, the DNA window aactgaaaaaaaattatattaaattacataatttaatagaaaaaattatattaaactgaaaaaatatattaaattacattatattaaatttaatagaaaaattttaaattacattatattaaatttaaatttaaattatattaaatttaaattaaattatattaaatttaaattacattatatttaatttaaacttaaaaaaatatattaaattacataatttaatagaaaaaattatattaaactgaaaaaaaaattaaatgtgctaaatttaaaagaaattatattttattttaaattttatttataaaaaaaataagggacAATTAGGTCATGTAGAAAATTAAAGCAAACAAAATTTTGTatgaaatgaaaataaatttttttttgatataagATCACCtgctaagtttaaattttaatggaGGATTTTAAGATAATTTACCGTTAGAGCAAATATGATgaggttgaaaaaaaaaattatataatagaACAGAGATATAATATCGGACGTCATCTTCACATTGCCTTTGAGATCTGTGCTCACGACATTTACAGCAAACAGGGCATTCGAGATCACGCCCATACTGACGGCCCTTTGACTCCTCTCCGTCACCTTCGTCCGCCGGCGAGGAAAAAGGGCCGATTCTCCTCGCTCCATTCACTGCAGTCGAACGAGGAGGACTCCGTGGCCGATATCGATACCGTGGCATTCGTATTCTCAGAGAGAAGTAGCCCAAAGGGAAGAGAAGTAAGTTTTCTTTTTTCAGTAGATTGCAATTCGTTCGTGTCCTACATCACATTCGATAAGGATTTATATGCAGTTGATCTCGCTCCAAATCTCTAAGCCCGTTCTTTTTCGGAATCTATCAGGCGATCTTCCGCGCATTCAGGAAATTAGATACGCAGAGTGAAGTGGAGTCTGCAGAagggtaagttttttttttttttttgtctgtaGATTCTTATTCGTTTGTGTTAATAAAGGCTTTTAGTTTTACAGTAGTTGATTCTCAAAATTCTTCCTTTTCCGTTTCCACCCAGCGATCTTTCTCGCGACCGTCTCGATGCAATACAGCAATGGCTCCGCTGCTGGTTCCGGCTCCGCTGCTGGTTCCAGCTCCGCATCGGGGGGCGCATCGGCTACAACGAGGAATTCCAAGCGCCCCAAGTGTAACCCCTTATACAaaaattgttccttttggttctTCGATACATCTTCCTCTTCCCTCTTGTTGATTGGTTTTTCTaaaatttcttctttttttttttttaaatctacttGATTTTTAATTGGTTCATTAAATTGATCTTTGTTCCTAACGCATGAAGTCTTGATTATTATTCACTGGAGCTAATTATTTCACTCTTGCAAATTCAGATTCAAGATTTACACAGCAAGAACTTCCAGCATGCAAACCTATTCTCACTCCAAGATGGGTAAAGATTTAAGCTTTTCCCTTGTAGATATTAAAGTTGTGCTAACAAAAAAAATGAAGCAGATATTTCTTACTCTTGTGGCATCATCTTTTATAGGCAATCTCCGTATTTATTCTCATCAGTGTCATCTTTGTCCCAATTGGCATTGCAGCACTAAAGGCTTCCAGTAAGGTATGGTAAATTCTTCCTTTATATTATAATGACAGATCCATGGATTTAGGAGTTAACAATTTTGCAAGTGCAATTCCTTGTTTCCTTGTACAGGTTGTCGAGATTGTGTATCGCTATGATGATGATTGCGTCCCACCAAACATGGCTAGCATGAAGGTTGCATACATTCAGAACGATACAATAGACAAAACCTGCACTAGAATTCTCAAGGTATTTATTATTCCCTTTTATTAGAGCATAGCTTAAAGATACAAAATAAGTGGCACTGAGTGTTAGTCTTAACTTATAGAACAATATATTGTTGGTTACAGGTGCCAAAACACATGAGTCAGCCTATTTATCTGTACTATCAACTTGATAACTTCTACCAGAACCATAGGAGGTATATACTGAGACATCCtctaaatataaaaatgtagTGGGATTCGGAAGGAATTACTAGTCATTGTTAGTTCTTGTGAATCATGATATGTTTGCAAGCTTCACTTCTTATCTAAATAAAAGTGCAGGTATGTGAAGAGCCGAAATGATGCACAATTAAGGAAAGGTAGTGAGGCAAATGAAACCAGTGGCTGTGATCCAGAAAGGACAGCAAATGGTGCTCCAATTGTTCCATGTGGTCTCATAGCTTGGAGTTTGTTCAATGATACATATAGCTTTTCCATTAGAAACAGAAATTTGACTGTAAACACAAGGGCGGAGCCAGGCTTTAGGATACCTGGGCTATAGCCCGGTGGCCCAATTAAAGTTGtgttaatttttaactttgattgtATTGATTTTTTTCATTCCCAAATAGAGCAAAATGAGTCTTAGCCCGGGAAACCTTTAGAGGAGAGATTTGCAGCCCAGGCGGACAACAAATCCTGGCTCCGCCAGTGTGTAAACAAGAAAGACATTTCTTGGAAGAGTGACAGGAATCACAAATTTGGAAAAGATGTCTATCCAAGGAATTTCCAGAACAGCACTCTCATAGGTGGTGCAAAACTTGACCCAGCAAAACCACTGAGAATCTTCTCTTCACAATTTTTGCAAAACCAGTGAGATGTCATCTAAGTATTGTGCTTTTAAACAGACACAATTGATTTTCTATTTACTTCATGTGTACAGTTGAGTGAACAGGAAGATTTGATTGTTTGGATGCGTACTGCTGCACTTCCGACATTCCGGAAGTTGTATGGGAGGATTGAGCAGGATCTCAATACGAATGATGTCCTTACTGTTCAGTTGCAAAATAACTACAACACCTACAGTTTCAGTGGCAAGAAAGCTTTGGTGCTATCAACATCAAGTTGGCTTGGCGGGAAGAATGATTTTCTGGGCATTGCTTACCTGACTGTTGGAGGTTTATGCTTCTTTTTAGCCGTTGCCTTCACCATTGTATACTTGGTAAAACCAAGGTGAGTATGGATAATGTGTTATCTAGTAACACAAGGTACAATAACTTGGCTAGATCAACATATTTGAAGTCGTTTTAATTTCCTAGCAGAAACTAAAAGAACTAGTTTTAGCAAATTAGGCTGTGATCTGTGCTGACTTGACCATGGTATTTACTCCCAAATTAAACAGTAGCATATTTTCTTCCTACTAAAGGgtagccttggcgcaacggtaaagttgttaccatgtgaccaaaaggttacAGGTTCGAATCCTgtaaacagcctcttgcaaaatgcagggtaagactgcgtacaatgaatccttccctgggaccccgcatggtgggagtttcgtgcaccggactgtcttttttttttttttttaatattttcttccTACTAGTGAAAACAAGAGTAAATAATAGCATGTTTTCTTCCAAGTAGTGAaaataagagtagtgttctattgTGGTTCCCATATTGTCAACTCCATAGCCGTATATTCAACTCTTTGAATTATATTCATTAGTTATTTATTCGGAAACTGTGCATTTAAAGATCTTTCTCAAAGGCAAATTATAAATACTACTTCAATAGTTATATTTTCATTGGTTTTACTTGATGACGTGTATTTTGTAAGTCATTTATCTTTAATAGGAGCATTAAATTATAGTATTCTTAATTTGATTGATTATCCAGCATTGTTAATCCATCATCAACCTTTGATACTTATCCTCTAATCACTTTCTTCATACTGCAACAATTCTAAAATAATTTGATCATTTTCTCTCTTCATAAATCATACTTCTCtagctatttttttttcttccatctTGTTTGATCATTTTTTAATTATCATATTTGTACAATCTCTTTatggaaaatataatttattttttagtattaaaattttcatttcctAAGTATAAATTCATTAGTTttctcatttataaatattttacaacaatttttattttaaatgccATCCACGTATTATTTTCTAATAGCTCAGATAATTTCTTTAATGTCTACTTTGCAGGAAGCTTGGGGACCCTTCATACTTGTCGTGGAATAGAAACCCTACTGGCCATTAACTTTTTTGTTGAGAATACCAAATCCTTAGACAACTTCATTGTCTCTGTCTCTCTGTCTCGTTCTTATTCATTCAATTTCAAGAGAAAACGTGACTCATCTGCTGGGTTTGATCTCTGCTTAAAGCAGAAGCCCATAACTTGCTGTCTTATTAAAATTGTCTTCTTTTTTTTGTTTCCAATGCccgtattttagtaatatcattgTGGATGTTGACAAATTGCCAAATTGGTCTTCGCCATGAAAAAATTTaagttgttttttttgttttgtgaAAAATAAAACAGATGTTTATTCAGCTGTACTTGAAATGAGCTGGTGAGCCTGTGGAAAGGCAATCCACAAAATTGATTGCGTGAGAAATTAGTTGAacctttattttttgaaaaagttaaattttgcaaCCATTGATTGCATTTTTTTTGCCGTGGCATCAGCAccatcttttattattattattctgagATATTAAATGCAAATCCACTAAATATGATCTTTATTTCGGTAAATGTCCCCTctcgttgttttttttttaaagaaaaacatcACGATTCTCGATGGTATGGCTTTAATCCTCCTGGGCATGTGAATAAGTAGAAGTCGAAAATTTATTTGATACGATAATCaaattaagtcaaatttaaaatgaattaaattattaaaatgattatttaaatataatttagtttttttcaatcagtataagtttggttcatttaaatattattgagctctaaatttaaatttatttaattatttgaaacttttaaattttaaacttgtttgattgattattgaatttgataatataaatttatttgttcAAGCTCTCGGGGGTCGTCAGGTTAAAAATGCGGCCAGTGGTCGCAGGAGACGCCAACTCTTGAATTTGAGCCCTCAAAGACTCATTTTCCCATTAGAGACGACTACAAGCTGAGAGACGCTTAGTCCCATGACGCAGACCCATAGAAAATGCAAGATTAGTAACACTTTTAGGATATGAAGAGTGAGTAGATAAATTTACCGACACCAGCCGTTGGGACAACTCATCGGCCAAGTCTAGTGAAGGGCATTTTAAAATTTAGTCGGCGGTGTTCTTTCATGAGTTGGCTAGGGCACCATGTAGTTATACTTGGCAATAATCGGGGGAAGTGCTGGAAGAAGGGGCTAGGCCCAGCACTTGAAGGGACGGTAGTTAAAAAGATGAAGTGAAGGCATACCACCCCTTGGAGCGGTCCTAGGATCGGGAAGAGGGCGCAGGAGCCGCTGAAGAGGGCTGACTCTAGGAAgccagaggaagagaaggagcaGAAGTCGTCGGTCGACCCTCTGATCGGGAGGGTGTCTGTTCCTAAACTTGGGCGGGGACGGGAGAAGATGCTGCAACTGCTGAGGAGGCTGGAGTGCTTGCCCAAGTGGGAGTCTTGACCTGGGTAGCCTGGGTAGGCACTCGTAATAGAGGTGACCTCTAGAGGGAAGACTGGACTGAGGGAGTAACCCATCGCCTCTTGCGTTGAAGGTGTAGGGGGCGCTCTAAAGCCAGAGAAGAGGTCTTCTCACTATTTGCAGTAGCGACGGGTGGTTCCATTGAAGGGCGAGACTCCTCTTCAAGGGCCTCGTGTTCTCCCGTTTGTCGAGAGGAGACTCTTGCGGAGGTGTTGGCCTGGGGAACCTCTTGATCCGACATGATCTCTTCTCCGCGTTTCCACATAATGTCATTGGTCATTGTAGAGGAGTCGAGGGCGAAAGCTCTGAACATGATGATTTCTGCAGGTAAAAGAAGATATCTCAGTTAGTGAAGATATGAAGGAAGAGTCGTTTGATCTTACTGAAAGGTGTGGTCAAGGGCGTCCGGATGGGCTCAGCCCGAAGGTGTACAACATGCTTTCCCGTAGCAAGGAAGGGAGTTGGAGTTGCACCCACCCAATTTCCCGGAAGCCGTGAAACAATCTGGCCTGTGCTGGTGGTCACTTAACTCAGAAGTAGGGGGAAGGCTTGAACGCCACTCAGTGGGCCAAGCCACAGGCTCGGGTAGTTGTATATAGAAGAAACGAGACTTctagcctttattggaagaaggaatgCCCTAGAAGAATTTATACCCAGTCCTAGACTGCACCATAAAAACACCCAGCTCCAATCATTTGAGAGAATAGAAATGATGAAAGAGTTGAGGAGTTAAAGGAATGTCGTATAGACTACACAAAATTACCATCCTCCACATGGCATGGAAGGCATTTGGAGCAAACTGGAATAAAGGGATACAGAAATATCGACTCAGCATTGAGAAGAAAGAAGGGATGGGGAAATATAGACCGCCAAGAAGCTGGTCCTTGAAGAAAGTCACAAAACTAGGGAGAGGATAACACAGATGCTCGTCAGGCCTAGGAATGTGAAGTTTATATGCTTCAGAAAGTTGCAAGCTAGCATGCACCGATTTAAGGTCATTCCtatcaaaatcaaagaggaagaaagaataCTAGGATACTAAAGTCTCTCCAGCCATAATTGAATcgaaaaatgcaggagcaaggggagagggagaagaagcacTTACAAAGGAGACACACGAAGGCTGACATGAACAAACAGAGAAGGAAAggttagaggaagaagaagtgtcgATGAACAGTTGCTTGAGGCCTTTAGGACTTTTAAACCAAAAACCTTAAGGAGCATAGGGATTTGAGATGGACAATCGGAATAGTGTTGCATACGATAGTCGTTAGATCAAAGGAAATGAAGCACCATCGGGTTGCGTGCAGAAAGCGTGTGTTAGGTGTCGTATTGAAGAAAGTTAGTTGGACACATGTCAGTTTCCTATGAAGGGCATTTATGATGGGAAGGGCAGAAATCATAAGCATGATATGGGAGCATTGGCACCACGTCTCACTGGCACCATGCCTCGAGGATTGAAAATTTCATGCGGCTACCTCGGAAAAAGGATTAGAAGGCGGCAGGAATCGCTGATCATAACTTGGCGCCTCACACCAACCTCAGAATTAGGAGAAGATTCAAATTTGGTCACAAAGTTTAAGTCCACAGACGCATCACCTTTGATCACCAACGACCTCCCAGATAgttttccagactctcgtcctagcgcgagttataagtgagcatgctttcacgaccaacgacctctctgtCGGCTTTcctgactctcgccccagcgcaagttataagtgactatgctctcatgaccaacgatctCCTAGTCAGTTTTCCAGACTCTcttcccagcgcgagttataagtgagcatgcttttacGACCAAGGACCTCTCGGTTGACATTCTAGACTCTCACCtcaacgtgagttataagtgaacatactctcacgaccaatgacctctcggtcagcTTTCCAGACTCTTGACCCAGCGCGAATTATAAGTAAGTAAGCTCttacgaccaacaacctctcagtCAACTTTCCAGACTCTCGGCCCAgcacgaattataagtgagcaagctctcacgaccaacgaccttcagGTCAgcattccagactcttgcctcagtgcaagttataagtgagcatgctctcacgacctctcggtcggcgttccagactctcgccccaacgcgagttataagtgagcattctctcacgtctggccccagtgcgagttataagtgagcatgctctcacgactaatAATCTCTAGTCAgttttccagactctcaccctagtgcgagttataagtgagtatgctttcacgaccaacgacctctcg includes these proteins:
- the LOC122039021 gene encoding ALA-interacting subunit 3-like; this translates as MQYSNGSAAGSGSAAGSSSASGGASATTRNSKRPKYSRFTQQELPACKPILTPRWAISVFILISVIFVPIGIAALKASSKVVEIVYRYDDDCVPPNMASMKVAYIQNDTIDKTCTRILKVPKHMSQPIYLYYQLDNFYQNHRRYVKSRNDAQLRKGSEANETSGCDPERTANGAPIVPCGLIAWSLFNDTYSFSIRNRNLTCVNKKDISWKSDRNHKFGKDVYPRNFQNSTLIGGAKLDPAKPLSEQEDLIVWMRTAALPTFRKLYGRIEQDLNTNDVLTVQLQNNYNTYSFSGKKALVLSTSSWLGGKNDFLGIAYLTVGGLCFFLAVAFTIVYLVKPRKLGDPSYLSWNRNPTGH